DNA from Oncorhynchus masou masou isolate Uvic2021 chromosome 5, UVic_Omas_1.1, whole genome shotgun sequence:
CAGTGTCTCCTCCCGCCAATGGCTTCTCCCACTCCCAGGTGCATCTTCCCAGCGCTACTCCTTCCTACAGTCCCAGAGTGATCCATAGCTCCCAGGCAGAGCCTCGCAGAGTCAAAGTCACTCGGACCAAGTCCTGCGGACCCTTCATCCCCCTGCAGCAGGACGCCATCCTGCTCTCTGCCTATGAGTCTCCCCACCCTGCCCCAAGCTCCAATACCTCCTCCATTCCCAACCTGCACCCCTTCCAGACTGAGCTGTCCGGCCCATCATTCAATCGCAGGCCTCCCcagttctctctccccacccctgaGGACTCGACGAGGAGTCTGCATAAAGCCTTGGCGCTGGAGGGTCTCAGAGACTGGTATCTGAGGAACGCCCTCGGCTACCCTACCACTACATCGAAGGGGCATGATGCAGGGGTCTCCCGTCTCTCATACCCCCACCCTTTGGTGCACCAGGCTCAGTCTATACAAGGTGATCCACTCCATAGGTCCCAGATGTCTCAGTCAGCCAGCTTCCATGGCCACCCACTGCATGGAAGGTGAGTATTTCTCTACTTAGGAATGATTGTTGGTAACATTCACACAGGTGCACATTAGAGTACTTTTGATGATGTTTGTTTGCTGAGGACTGTAATGATTTGTGCCCTCTCTATGGCAGGTCAATGGAGTTCTCACTCTATCAAGAGCCCATTCATCCTCAGATGCAAGACATGACAACAAAGGAGCCCAGTGCTGACCCTGGCACTTTGGTCTGATGTAGCTGAATATATATTCAAACACACAcgtgcacagacagacaggcagacagacagacagaggcaggcaggcaggcaggcaggcaggcaggcaggcaggcaggcaggcaggcaggcaggcaggcaggcaggcaggcagacagacagacagacagacagacagacagacagacagacagacagacagacagacagacagacagacagacagacagacagacagacaggcaggcaggcaggcaggcaggcaggcaggcagtaaaAGGAGCTGATATAAGGTGACCTCACAAGctaaggcaggcaggcaggcaggcagtaaaAGGAGCTGATATAAGGTGACCTCACAagctaaaaaaacaaacattacaaCCACAGCAGAAAAAGACTGTAAAGCCGTTCTGAATGCCCTCTGTTGAAAATGAGCCCACCAACTTTTGACCCCTCGATCGCAAAGCAAGAAATGGATTTGCACTGGAGCTGTCCCAGGGGTCACAGAATATATTGTTATTCTGTAGctactgtattgtattctatCGTTGGTCAGACCCAAGCCACATGTAACAAACATCCTCGTTGTTTAACCTAACAAATCTCCCAATATATAATTTTTTACAGAATAAAGTATATGTATTCTAAATTACTATTTTGTATCTTCTGAGATATAAAGAATAGTTATAAAAAGAGGTAATTTAGTGTTTTGTgatttacaaaaatatataatgAACTCATATCAACTAAAAAGTATTTAAACACACCAGTGAACGTGTAAATTAGCCTGTTTGTAAACATTAATATATATGTCTTATCTCTTCATCTGTCCATCAAACATACACATTTCAACTGTGCTTGCTATTTCTCATGTTTTTCAAGCGAACACAAATCCTTTCAAAGCTTGGTCTTCAATCAACAAATGAAAGAAATTCCTGTTGTTGCCAAATTGTTGTTTCATGCAAGCTCTTTTTTTCTGCATTTCCTAAGAGTCCAGCTGGTGAAAGGACATAATAGCCAAGTTCAGATAAAAACCTGAGGACTTTTAGAGGTCTATGACAGTCGTTTAATGAACTTTCTATTCATTTCTATTCATTCAGTTGCGTAGCATGTTTTCCTTCAGGGCACTTTATGAACTTCAAAAGCCTTAACCAATTGCAGTAGTGGGATGGGGAAATTGTCCCCAAGAGAGAACACACTAAAACCAGAAAATGGTTGACAGCGTATGAATTTTGAGCAAATAAGAAAAGTGTTACCATGTTCAAGTCTACGTCAAGGTGGAAGTTTTGTGGCCCATTTGGACATTCACGATCAAAGTGATGTCGTGTATAATATTATGTATTTATAAGATTGTAACAACATTATCAACAATAAACCGCATATTTGGATCTGTATGTATCATGATAATAAGCTAGATTTGATTCTAAATTCCTTTATAAACTGATGTCAACTTAATGTGGAGAAATGAAAAGGGGTCGAACTAGAACAGCGCTAGGGGATGGGACTGTTGGCATGAGCAGGCCTTATGTCAGAACTCATAAATGTGGTAGTATGAGATTACGTTTCCATTGTATCATGTAATACGCTACTCCTATTGGTGGCAAAATGTTATCATAATGGTAAAATTATTTGAAGTAATTAATGCCATTCCCATATACCACCGCAATTCAAGAATGGCTCTTTTATAAGCTTCCCATGACATGTGCTTGTTTGTTCTTGTGTATCTTAGGTTCATGATTATACCGTTATAAAAGGGCATCACTAACAACTTGAATGGTAGGAAATGAATACCTCTGGAAAGAAATGTATGAGTAGCTAATAATGATCTTTCATTTTAACGGATTAATGTCATGGCTTCATCTATTGACATGTTTTACAGGTAAAGCTATTCCTTTTATCTCAAGTACCTTTAATGGAATGTTATATTGGTTTTAAATGTTGGTGTTTTCACATTCAATAGTTTGTGTGTGAATTTCTTCAAGCTAGTCTAAACCTGAAACTGATGACCAAACTGCTGTGCATTGGGGGTTGTAAATGTATTTTTCAGGTGATGTACTTATGTCTGTAAAACATAAATGAATATACATTTTGCTTGAAGGAAATTTATCCAgaatatatattgtatatttatGAACTTATAACATTTTGTATCTATTTGTGAAATACATCATAAAACTGTCATAAAACCCATTCAGCACCAGCCAGAGAAGTGTGGTGTTAACTAATATTTACAAGTGTATTAGTTGTAGCTTTTTGAAGAAAGAGTTATGTTGATTGACTGGAATTGTTTGTGACATATTGACTGAAATCCCTATTTGTTTTTCTCCTGATATTTTTTTCATCCTATGTCCATATTTCAAAGGGGTGAGAAATACTGTACAGTTTATGTTTGAGGAGGATGGGGTACATTCAttgatattttttaaataaagtatCATCATGGTAATTCTTGGACTGGAGTCATTTAAAAAACTATATTGATGTTCATGTATTTACAGTAATTACTGCGTGTTTTGcctcaaataaaatatatatatcatagGTCATTTCATCGGTTATCCTTATTAGCCTAATTCTAATGACTTTGGCTTTGTTTGAAGAATTTGGCACAATTTGACATATTTAAAACATGTTTAAATAGCTTGCTAGTGTAGCTTATGGTGCTGCCAGCCACACAGCATGTACTGCTCAATCAAACACTGGCAAAGCTCATGTCATTTTCAGAACGTGTGCTGTGCTTatgggcaggcaggcacgcacgcacgcacgcacgcacgcggaGCCAGCTCGTGATGGGCATTCTGAGTCTTTTCGGTGAGCCGGCTGgcccatttggctccgttcacgtAAAAAAAAGCCGGCTAATTTGGCTCCCAAACGGCTCTTTGTTCAAAATGCTTAAAACTTCAACTAGAACCATGAGAAATCGCAAATCTACAATGTAAAGCCCAAAAGGTAAGATACCATTATCTCAGATCGTGAAATGCGCGTTCAAATATATTTTTACCTGGCCAAATGATTCGTTTTTGCGTGGACCAGATTCATGCGCTCTCCCCACTCTTTATTGTTTCTGTAGTGAGGATTCATATTCTTTAGGTAATTATTTTGTAACTTAACCGTAGACCGTTTGACCTACTGCTCAAAAAGCAGTAGCTGCAGTATGCAAATCAGGGAGTATTTCACTGATACGATTCGGTTCCTAATCTTAACCAAAAAGATCCTTTCAAAAGATCCGTTCGTTCGCGACGCATAGTAGAGCAAACGTCGACGAAGAAGGAACGGTCCTTCAGTTTACTGGTTAAATCGGAGGActctgtttttcatttttataTGTAAGTATTTGGTAAATATTACAGCGTTTTTTTCCCACAGTTACAGGGTGTAATAAAGTTTAAAAGCGATTGTTACTTGATATGTCACATTGTAGCAACGTACGAATTTGAAGTCGGTTGCTTCAAAGCAATGACAATCTGTAACAAATAACGTTAGCTGAACAACTTTTGTGGAGAACAGACTCAGGCTAATTTACGCGTtgcattagctagctagttagttgtACAAATCTGTTATAAAAATGTAAATCATATCTGTTACAAAGCTTTTTCTTTAGAGGACAAAGCTAGGTTTGTTGGACTTGGCAGTTCTGAATTGGTCAAATGATTGACTTTTTCATCAACTCTTTGACACCTTAATGACTTGACTGAGACGGTCGTATCAATAGCTGTAATTGTCACAGGTTTGAAATAAAGACTCATAGACAGCATGCACTCAGTCAATAAAGTTACAGGCCAGCTTTGAAGAGCTATTTACGTTGACATGCCATTCATCTAAACCCAGCTAAAAATAAATGGACTCTTGCACATTCACTGGGCCCTTTCAAATGTCATTGCAGCCAGGCTCTAGAACTATACGATTTACTAAATGTAGAATTTGAATAGGCTTACTCAGTGTATTGGCCATGTTGTGTCGTCTGAATTAACCTCACATATCATATGTATGAATGCCTATTAGGTCAACTTATAATAGTGTGAACAGTGAAAGTTTAGTGAACAGTTTGTCTGTTTTTCTTTTTGCCGTAGGCCTTCTGCGTGTACCATCTTCATCTCCATTTTCTTCAATCCTGCCCTTGCATGACCTGTGCTGTCTAGGCTAGAAGGCGTCGGCTCCCTGTTCTATTGTGTGTCTCTTGTCACAATGTCCAATCAACCTTCATCTAGATATGCTGCTGCAATATCAGCCCTTTCCCTCAGTTTACCTGCTGTTAACCCCAACCCAACCCTTACCCTCAGTTCATCCACTGCCCCCAACCCACCGCTTACCCCTAAACCCTCTCTTTTCCCCAAATCACATATTACCTCCAAATCCCTTACCCCTAAACTACTTGTTGCCCCTACCCCCAAACCACCCTTTGCCATTAAACTACCCACTGCTGCCAGCCCAGCCCCTTTAAATTCAGATCCCCCTTCACTTGAGATTTTGGGATCAGATGATGAGGAACAGGAGAATCCATCTGATTACTGCATAGGTACTTCACCAGTGTGCCAAATATAACCAAACAACAATACAATCATGTGTGGTAGAAGGAGTTGTTGTATACAGTTTATTGTTGATCGGAAAGAGGTTTCACTGTTTATTGTAGGTGGGTACTACCCTGTGGAAATTGGAGAGATATTCATTGACCGTTACCAGGTGGTGAAGAAGCTGGGATGGGGCCACTTCTCTACTGTGTGGCTAGGCTGGGACATGGAGTAATTATAATAGTTATACTGATAACATTGTTTTTGTTATTGATTGACCTTCGGTTTCATATTGTGATTATGACAGCTGAAGCAAGTGATTTACAATGTTTATTTGTATGTGCAGGAAGAGGCGTTTCGTGGCTCTGAAGTTGGTAAAGAGTGCTCCAACCTTCACAGAGACCGCTTTGGATGAGATCAAGCTTCTGAAATGTGTCAGTATTATATGCCCATGATCAACATTTTATTCTCTGCTGTGTATGCCTAATCACAGGTTGCCTAGGAGGCAGCTCtacagagtggtcactagctggcataACCACAAAGTCATCCAATCAGATTTTGAACTTAAACTTATCCTTATCCTTAACCTTAAATTAATACATTTTTGTTgtcataaatacatttttatgatATAGCCAATTGTGAcattgcagctggcccatctagcagAAATCttcagggcaagattcatgacaataaatgttaACCTGTGGCCTAATCAGCGTAATTACTTGCTTGTTCATCAACCAGAACCAGGTTTAGTAGGAACTATATAATTTTATTAGTTGCACAATGGTGATAATAAAAAGGAATATGTTTACTCTGCAGTTATGTCCTGTAATATGTTGTTTTTAGGTAAGGGACAGTGATCCATCTGACCCTAAACGTGACACTGTTGTGCAGCTTATTGATGACTTCAAAGTCTCTGGAGTCAATGGGGAGCGTATCCTTTAAAAGCCACCTACACGTTATCTTTTTACTCATAATATCTTTATCATACAACATGTGTCATATGTTAACTTGCACATTTAATGTAAATGGTTTCTCCTTGACTCAGCTATGTGTCAGATGTATGCATGGTTCTTGAAGTGCTGGGTCACCAGCTGCTGAAGTGGATCATCAAATCCAACTACACTGGCCTTCCCCTGCCCTGCGTTAAGAGCATCCTTAGACAGGTGCTGTGTCTTTCCCCTGTGATCTCCAAATTCTCTCTTTAGCATTTTATCACCCAGAGCAGCTTTTGTGAACTGATGATCTCCTTTGTGTGTTCCCTGCTGTCATGTAGCCACATTATATCACCATTGTTGTCTCATATCACAGGTTCTTCAGGGCTTAGATTACTTGCACACTAAATGCAAGATTATCCACACAGACATCAAGCCAGAGAACATCCTTTTGAGAGTGGATGAGGTTTACGTCCAGGAGCTGGCAGCCGACACTAAGTTATGGGAGCTGCCAGTGTCTTCTGCTCCCACAAGCTGTTCAGGTTAGTATTGCTCTCAATTCCATGTTGGCATACACGTGTCACTAAGTACATATCCCTGTGGCATTCCTCTGTCTGTTtgacttattttattttttatatgggGTGAAATGGAAAATATTTGTTACAGAGATGGCGATACAATAACAGTGCTGAATATTAGGAAGAGATGATTAACAAGTTTAATATGATTTCAATAGATGGGTCTGTTTTTTCTTATTCTCTATGATTTGATTTCTTGCTCTTGTGCCCTGCTGATCTCTTCATCTACTACTGATGCCAGCAAACACCAGTCTAAGAGAAAAGCAGGTATGACAATCAACTCTTTATTATTGTCTCAAAGCATAAACCAATCATAGTGCTACAAAGGCAGAAAATATATTTTCTGTTCATCTTTTGTTTACCTCATCTATCACCTCTGTCTCTCCTACCCCTCCTGTCATAACCTGGGTATTAGATTGTGTCAAACTTGATGGGGAAATTGACGGTGGCTTTCCAGGCTCTTGGGGTTTGGGTA
Protein-coding regions in this window:
- the LOC135527824 gene encoding SRSF protein kinase 3-like — encoded protein: MSNQPSSRYAAAISALSLSLPAVNPNPTLTLSSSTAPNPPLTPKPSLFPKSHITSKSLTPKLLVAPTPKPPFAIKLPTAASPAPLNSDPPSLEILGSDDEEQENPSDYCIGGYYPVEIGEIFIDRYQVVKKLGWGHFSTVWLGWDMEKRRFVALKLVKSAPTFTETALDEIKLLKCVRDSDPSDPKRDTVVQLIDDFKVSGVNGEHVCMVLEVLGHQLLKWIIKSNYTGLPLPCVKSILRQVLQGLDYLHTKCKIIHTDIKPENILLRVDEVYVQELAADTKLWELPVSSAPTSCSANTSLREKQIVSNLMGKLTVAFQALGVWTGKVSRIPMARLSRKEKKQQQPQKGEDTLVGRQKREKPHVSFSNITTPCSIPNSTSSPKPSGPVHTTWRRTLLHEEAMGSDSKESASSPMEDAPSLTTMSHCSRQSIVLHHSTQRDNLPSSPSHGLSETDLLVNLLKPQNADKISIKIADLGNACWVYKHFTEDIQTCQYRSVEVLIGSDYGTPADIWSIACMAFELATGEYLFDPHSGDNFSREEDHIAHIIELLGPLPSQFALSGRNSKRYFNHNGHLRHISRLKPWSLCEILLDKYEWPREQAVQFSAFLLTMLEPLPEKRATAAQCLKHPWISL